The genomic DNA ATTAAACGAACAAATTGGACATCATTTTTATGGCGAAATATGGGCAAATAATATAAAGAAGACTATGTTAGAAAATAACTTACTTCATAGGCCTACCCATATTATTAGCGCAAATATGCATAGTGTTTTAAACTCTATATACGCACATGATGCTTTACCTAAAGAAGCTAAAACTCATAAAAATTTCGAATTATATGAGCTTTTAAGTGATGAAAATAGCAAGCTTTTACAAAAAACAATAAAAAATTATGCTTCTGAAAATGGCTTAATTTATTTAAAGGATACATCAGGAACGAACATCAATGTTCAAATTATTGATACAGAAAAAATTAATCTAGAAAATACTCCTTTCGAAAGGGTAAATTCTAACGATGAAAAACCTGTTATCATCGTAATGGACTACGCCTTTGGCGAACAAGCTTATGAAACTATGGACGAGCTTTTAAAACCTTATAAAACCAAAGACGAAAGTATTCACTTGAATATAAAGTCGGTTTCTATTATGGGAAAAGCTGGTATTTTAGAAGGTGGTAAAGGAGATATTATGATTCCTTCAGCGCATATTTTTGAAGGGACAGCCGACAACTACCCCTTTAAAAATGAATTATCAAAAGAAGATTTAGAAGGCTTTGGTGTAAATGTTTTCGACGGATCTATGATTTCTGTATTAGGTACTTCCTTACAAAACAAAGATTTACTCAAATTTTTCCACGATTCTACATGGAAGGTTATCGGGCTAGAAATGGAAGGCGCTCACTATCAAAAAGCAATTCAATCTGCTTCCAAAATTAGAGGTAATGTTTCTGAAAATGTAAAAGTTCGTTATGCTTATTATGCCTCTGATAACCCTTTAGAAACAGGAGCAACACTAGCTTCTGGAGGATTAGGTATGAGTGGAGTTACTCCAACATATGCTATTACAAAAAAAATATTAGAGCAAATCTTGTAACTTTTTATATTAAAACCCCATACCATGCCCAAAGAGGAAGCACAAAAAAATGACGATATAGAATTAGGAAGTTTGTTTATAATAATTGGAAAAGGTTTTTCTACTCTTTTCAATTTTATTATGTCCTCTATTAATAATGTAGTTCATTTTTTTATTCTTGTTTTACTTTTTTTAAAACGTCACTTTCTTAAAATAGCGTTAGCTACAATTATAGGTGCTGTTATAGGATCCTTTATGGAATATAATAAGCACCAACGTTTTGGTGCCGATATGCTTGTACAACCCAATTTTAAAAGTACAAGGCAGCTGTATAGTAATATTCATTATTATAATGATTTAGCAAATCAAAAAGATAGTATCTTGCTTGCTAAAACCTTCTCTATATCTAATAAAGAAGGAGCTTCCTTAAAAAGATTTTTCATTAGCCCTGTAGAAAATGATAATGATATTTTAACCTACTATGATGAACTAATATTATCTGTAGATACTTTAGCTGCTAAAAGTTACTCTTTTGATGCCTTTAAAAAAGCATTTACTAAATATGACTATAAAATTCATAGAATTCATGTTGAATCTACTCAACGAAATTTATTTTCTTATTTAGATGACGTAATTATTTCCTCTATTACCGAAAATAAATATTTTAATAAACTAAAGAAACTAACGAACGAAAATTTAAATAGAACAGATTCTTTACTTCGGAAAAACCTATCTCAAACAGATTCTTTACATGACGTTTATAAAATGGTAATGCTAGAGAATGCCAGAAAACAAACCTCTGGAATTAATATTGACTTAGGAGGTGAGGAGAAATCTTCAAATAAAGAATTAGAACTTTTTAAAACAAGTAAATTAATTAATAAAGACCTAAAAGAAATCATTGAAGATAAATCTGACAAATCTGAAATAATAAATATTATCTCTAGCTTTCAACCTATTGGTTATGAAATAAAAGGAATTGACAAAAACTATGGTTTCTTATCAGCTCTTACTGGAGCAGGATTAATGATATTGCTCCTGCTACTTTTAAAATTAAATCGTTTCTTAAACTCTTATAAAGAATAATCTTTTTTGAAATTCTTCATTAAGTAATACAAATAAAAGCCCCAATTTTATACCTTTAGCATGAAAAAAGTAGCATTAATAACAGGAATTACCGGCCAGGATGGAGCTTATTTAAGTGAATTCCTATTAAAAAAAGGATACGAAGTTCATGGAATAAAAAGAAGATCTTCTAGTTTCAATACTCATAGAATTGACCAC from Tenacibaculum maritimum NCIMB 2154 includes the following:
- a CDS encoding DUF6909 family protein, with the protein product MSQPKLKERTRAQESTNAIERLYISMRHLFSRGFYKPMGVSGETLRKSLLLLRPEIYGSIAEDRMELNGLVYVIERLPEGIEECQFINLTADEGYKNSHFKAIIPPKRRRNCYRIDKDQMNIEITRGRSEIYDILTHLTFLFIESHKIKDRVLINEGENYTREWINLEEIVLHNKQISQEEREVTMVHLGNILGRTYEEVITAHNKFSTDKNPDRFFQLIYWLGKLAINEVVQNKKRSITFSSVLNEQIGHHFYGEIWANNIKKTMLENNLLHRPTHIISANMHSVLNSIYAHDALPKEAKTHKNFELYELLSDENSKLLQKTIKNYASENGLIYLKDTSGTNINVQIIDTEKINLENTPFERVNSNDEKPVIIVMDYAFGEQAYETMDELLKPYKTKDESIHLNIKSVSIMGKAGILEGGKGDIMIPSAHIFEGTADNYPFKNELSKEDLEGFGVNVFDGSMISVLGTSLQNKDLLKFFHDSTWKVIGLEMEGAHYQKAIQSASKIRGNVSENVKVRYAYYASDNPLETGATLASGGLGMSGVTPTYAITKKILEQIL